Proteins from a single region of Aureibacter tunicatorum:
- a CDS encoding tyrosine-type recombinase/integrase — MKTSTSTQKFVKKYVKEAGIDNTITPHNLRHSFATHLLENGVNLRYIQHTLGHHSSKTNEIYKHITDLDLIRLKILLTCLKYDFLNLIFN, encoded by the coding sequence ATGAAAACAAGCACAAGTACTCAAAAGTTTGTTAAAAAATATGTAAAAGAAGCAGGTATCGACAATACAATTACACCTCATAATCTAAGACATAGTTTTGCAACTCATCTTTTGGAGAATGGTGTGAATTTGCGATACATTCAACACACCTTGGGGCATCATAGCTCCAAAACAAATGAAATATATAAACATATTACCGATTTAGATTTAATAAGGTTAAAAATCCTCTTGACATGTTTGAAATATGATTTTTTAAACTTAATTTTTAATTGA
- a CDS encoding tyrosine-type recombinase/integrase translates to MSIKTTSPHSLRQNLTTHLLENGVNLRYIQHILGHHSSKTTEIYTHITNYGINRVKNPLDMFEI, encoded by the coding sequence GTGTCAATTAAAACTACATCTCCTCATAGTCTAAGACAAAATCTTACAACTCATCTTTTGGAGAATGGTGTGAATTTACGATACATTCAACACATCTTGGGACATCATAGCTCCAAAACAACTGAAATATATACACATATCACCAATTACGGTATTAATAGAGTAAAGAATCCTCTTGACATGTTTGAAATATGA
- a CDS encoding carboxypeptidase-like regulatory domain-containing protein translates to MKNKLTRNIFILFIWLICNYNAVGQSSIKGLVKSSVTQLRPITNVYIEILNIKRPILDRMTMADSLGHFYFENLELNKTYKLKISAFGYASQTFEVRTNKIINDTVLVIEAECDYNEEQAEKDWKNGTAKLLIIGSIVPIANTRQDNLFEKKYNVEYYDFGCSPPIYECIKLYNERIFKLMDAKYGQNWRNKVRTDVEYLENNTL, encoded by the coding sequence ATGAAAAATAAACTGACAAGAAATATATTCATATTATTCATTTGGTTAATATGCAACTATAATGCAGTTGGACAATCATCAATAAAAGGACTTGTCAAGTCCTCCGTTACGCAGTTAAGGCCAATCACAAATGTTTATATTGAAATACTCAATATAAAAAGACCTATTCTGGACAGAATGACTATGGCAGACAGTTTGGGGCACTTCTATTTTGAAAATTTAGAGCTTAATAAAACATACAAGCTTAAAATTTCTGCCTTTGGTTATGCTAGTCAGACATTTGAAGTCAGGACAAATAAAATAATCAATGATACGGTTTTAGTTATTGAAGCAGAATGTGATTATAATGAAGAGCAAGCCGAAAAAGACTGGAAGAATGGAACTGCAAAATTATTAATTATTGGGTCAATTGTTCCAATAGCAAATACTCGTCAAGACAATTTATTTGAAAAGAAGTATAATGTTGAGTATTATGACTTTGGTTGCAGTCCTCCAATTTATGAATGCATTAAGCTTTATAATGAACGAATTTTTAAATTAATGGACGCTAAGTATGGACAGAATTGGAGAAATAAAGTCCGAACAGATGTTGAATATCTAGAAAATAATACTTTATAG
- a CDS encoding M28 family peptidase, translating into MKSFLPALFLIYFLFTLPCNAEMHRNANSDTVRIKNDLRKITKTKRPRNYRNIQTLNYVAEYIYNEFLVNCDSVYYQCYSVNGLEYKNVIGIIGKQKKEKLVIGAHYDVAGNQEGADDNASGVVGLLELSRLISTNDFDYQVELVAYTLEEPPFFRSDYMGSHIHAKSLHDKNINIKGMICLEMIGYFNDLKKSQDYPIGFLKLFYGSRGDYITVVQKTGNGKFGRQIKREMKRQDLIKTKSFKAPAMLPGIDFSDHLNYWRYNYSAVMITNTAFYRNKNYHETTDKMETLDLNRMALVIDELYLTLKEIK; encoded by the coding sequence ATGAAAAGCTTTTTGCCTGCATTATTCCTTATTTACTTTCTTTTTACATTACCATGCAATGCTGAAATGCATAGAAATGCAAATTCAGATACAGTTCGAATTAAGAATGACTTAAGGAAAATTACAAAAACAAAAAGGCCTCGCAACTATAGGAATATACAGACATTAAACTATGTCGCAGAGTATATTTATAATGAGTTTTTAGTTAATTGTGATTCCGTTTATTATCAATGCTATTCTGTAAATGGGCTTGAGTATAAAAACGTTATAGGCATTATTGGAAAACAAAAGAAAGAAAAATTAGTAATTGGCGCACACTATGATGTTGCAGGTAATCAGGAAGGAGCAGATGACAATGCTAGTGGAGTTGTTGGATTATTAGAACTTTCAAGATTGATTTCAACAAATGACTTCGACTATCAAGTTGAATTAGTGGCTTATACTCTAGAGGAGCCACCTTTCTTTAGATCGGACTATATGGGCAGTCATATTCATGCTAAGTCTTTGCATGATAAAAATATTAATATTAAAGGCATGATCTGTCTTGAAATGATTGGGTACTTTAACGATTTGAAAAAATCACAGGATTATCCAATCGGGTTTTTAAAACTTTTTTATGGATCAAGAGGCGATTATATTACTGTAGTTCAAAAAACTGGCAATGGAAAGTTTGGCAGGCAAATCAAACGAGAAATGAAGAGGCAAGACTTAATTAAAACAAAATCATTCAAAGCTCCAGCTATGCTACCGGGGATCGACTTTTCAGATCATTTAAATTATTGGCGCTATAATTATAGTGCTGTCATGATTACGAATACGGCGTTTTATAGAAATAAAAATTATCATGAAACGACGGATAAAATGGAAACATTGGATTTAAACCGAATGGCTTTGGTCATTGACGAGCTATATCTGACATTGAAAGAAATAAAATAA
- a CDS encoding zinc-ribbon domain containing protein codes for MKLKDRYIKRIVCPCCKEKKLAEDLTLSLGRKVHMWGSREINIDFEFLSKTQAVDWTCDKCLNEKKAIQAIFDNQKYIDKLPRLAYFDKEIVCRSCGVEYNFSKEEQKFWYEDLQFWTQSDCTNCKKCRMKIREERNLNTELSELLKNKTDLDKQKLVRISDIYKLMGKDEKSKEYLTKSRRK; via the coding sequence ATGAAGTTAAAGGATAGATACATAAAAAGGATTGTATGCCCATGTTGTAAAGAAAAAAAATTAGCAGAAGATTTGACTCTATCTTTAGGGAGAAAAGTACACATGTGGGGATCAAGAGAAATAAATATAGATTTTGAATTTCTTTCTAAAACGCAGGCTGTTGATTGGACTTGTGATAAATGTTTAAATGAGAAAAAAGCAATTCAGGCAATTTTCGATAACCAAAAATATATTGACAAGCTCCCAAGACTAGCATATTTTGACAAAGAAATAGTGTGTAGGAGCTGTGGAGTTGAATACAACTTTAGTAAAGAAGAACAAAAATTTTGGTATGAAGATCTACAGTTTTGGACTCAATCTGACTGTACAAATTGTAAAAAATGCAGAATGAAGATTAGAGAAGAAAGGAATCTTAATACTGAACTTTCTGAATTATTAAAGAATAAAACGGACTTAGATAAGCAAAAACTAGTCAGAATATCAGATATCTATAAATTGATGGGAAAAGATGAAAAGTCAAAGGAATATTTGACGAAATCAAGAAGAAAATAA